tatggtaaaagtgaaatagaagTCTTACTGCGAGGCgaaagaaaatgacaaaatatgcCTCTATTGTgtgacggagagagtaattcataacaatataattaataaagttacttggataaaattaaaaatcctacaaataataaattcataaaaaaacactattaagattttaaaaataaaaatcctacaaaatataaatgtggcattacttatatttataggattttaaatttcaaattaaaagaaaaattaccTCCATCCAACCCGTAGAACCACCTTCATCCGAATGCCGCGGCTCATGCTCGGAATGGGTGCCCACACCCCCATTCCTCCTCACCCTATCTGCAATGGACGGTGCTCCCATTGGCCTCCATTGCAGATGGCCTTAGGCTTCAAATTCAGTCCTCAAATTTATGAGACGCAATGTATGTTTTTTGTGATGAATTAGATTACATTGTGCTTacctcaaaataaaatgagagtttgCGCACATCTACATTTAAAGTTTCCTTTATAACTAAATATTGAGTACCTTATTGCATAAACATGATATTCCGAGGGATGATCAAAAGTTGACATTTCATGCTTGAAAGCTATGCAAAGTGGGCTCGACATTTAGTGATGTTTGGATTTTATCACtcagtgaaaaataaattattggacaAGTTTGTCGATCGAACTTGAAACATATAAAAAGTGGGCTCGGCAGTGTTGAAGTGTGCTCTGGAATGGGTCTTTCAATTTGGTTGAGTGGATGTGGTGGGCGTTGgacaatatattaaaatgaatcatttaataataaatcgATGGTAACTAATGACGCCATTAATAAAAGTTGAGAGGAATATATACGAAGTTGCTcgcagtggcggagccagaatTTTTTCGATGGGGGGCCCAAATTTCTAATTGATAATTTTCCAGAGCCGATAAGGAATAGCCGCATAAACAATAGAGGGATCATTAAGAGGAACAAATAGatagtgaaaataataaaaacatggACAATAAAAACTAGTATGAATATATTTGAAGACTAAGTcaatgtgaattattttcttaaattatgaaaatattaatgtgtGAAATTCATTACATGAATTACTTTTTGTGAGATAATCAACAAaacctataaataaaaattaaagatgctAGTATTATAGGAGTATGTATTTACATATGGggatgataatatttttaattcatagattaaaattagaaaatgaaagaaaataatgatacGGTAtgttatttcatattttttgaggTTAAGGAATAACTTTTTATtcttagatatatatatatatatatatatatatatatattattttaaattttttaatgatagagaataaatataaatattctataataatattatagcaTAATAGGGTATTAAAGATTAAAGAGGAATATAAAAAGCtttacaaaaaatgaaagcaaaGAAGCTGGGCCTGAAGGGATTCGAACTCAGGATCTTTCGTTTGAAAGACTTAGAATGAAACCGACTGAGCTAGAGAGATAATTGGAATATATCGTAtagatatattaaatataataataatccaaATGGGTGAGGGGCCCAAGGGCCCCCCTGGGCCCAGCGTGGCTCCGCCACTGGTTGctcgattttatttttaacactaCTTATGTTAATACTCTCaacgtttcatagtaataaaatcatttaattttctatactcattataatttttgtatttttattttatattcgaTTTCTGCCATTCTTATTAgaatataaattcaattagcatacaaatttaattaaggatAGGACAtgagagcatccgcaatgcgTCTTGCGGTTGGCTCGATCTTTATTGCCTCGCTGAGTGTCACGCTTGGGGAGGAAAATCAGCGAGCAAGCACCCCCACCTCCCccacaaaacacacacacacacacacacgcaaaTGGGGTGCACTTTCGCTGTGAAGCCCACTCGCACCTCGCATGGGTTTCTCTTGCTcgatttaaaatcaatttttattttaaaaaatagattttaataaaaattaatttgaatatcattttaaaattttaagtaaaatttatttctgtgtgaatataatatttaatgcatctcagattttaattaaactagtatCACACACTGTGCGATGCATGGTCcaattgattttctatttgcaTTAATTCAAAACTGTGAATTCACGTATACCGAAagagaaacaatattattatttcaagttctaaaatcacaaatttatacaaAAGCAATTTATTGTACCAATAAAAActcatataatcaaataagtttataaactaaaaattgcacacaaatcacatatcatttaaataatttttcgatCTATACTACAAAAGATCAATCGCAAACAcatgtcaataaaaataatgtataaatatatatattagaagatatccaaattgatcaaaattatcaacaaaaattacagtaacataataaaaaataaataaatataaagaatcCATATAGTGGTGGACAGTTATATAGGTATTCAAAGTAAGGGTTGCACTGTTGGATCTTCCATCATTTTTTCCAATGCATCCATCAATTATACTTGTTCattcatagataaataatttcaataatttctaTTATCAGAATTTGTTAAAGAAAATCTTTTACAAACTTGAATCCTTCGAGTGGATTCTTATTCCATCAAAATAACTAAACGTATGAAAATTTAAGAAGACTTGATAAAGTAAAGGAAATGAACTTGATAAAGTAAAGGAAAGGAACTTGATAAACTAAaagaaagtgaaatatgatttTCTATTCTTCATTCCCTTAATGCCATACGCTTACAACAATTTATAGGCAAATGATTAACTAACCACTACTACACTACTTAAGATAATGGAGCATAATGAAACATGGAAAACTAATCTGCACTACTAAGAAGAAACGTGAGAAACCAACTAAGACTAATTGCATTACTagtataactaacttgacatgaTCATTTAGTGGTGTGGCAAATACATGTCCAATGACATTCATGTAATTATTctcaaaactccccttttatatatttatagatagatTGAACACATAATgtaatcaaatttcattaaaaaatttaatacaaaatgaaagaaagtttaattatgcaatttttaattcgaattatcttttttgaattgtgataaaatattatttttcgtaaattttaaaataatgtttaaattacattgattggaaaaaaaaagcaaatcaAATAGTGGAACCTATGAATTGTTAAGAGAAAagatagttaagagatgaaggGAGGCATGTGATATTTCTTGAATAAgagatgaagtaaaaaaaattaatgtaagaccaataaatagtataattaagaaattgataagaGCTGAATAACATACTGGAGTGCTGATGGCCTACTGAAATTGACAAGAGctgaataaatatttgagggaaaaaattattgtttgcCTCACAGGTCGTAAATAGTGTAAAGGAAAAACATAGATTTGTAGTAGTTGTTTTAGATACTCTCTTAAACTATAGTGAATTCATTTATTCTTATCTTGATTGTTATACTGCATATTTGTTCTTTGAGAAGAACTCCATTgattattaagaaaaatgatatgtttaaataaatataatgcatgtagTTGGTTGCAAATTCATCTTATATTTAAGAATGATGGAAATTGGAATTATTATAGTACGCAAGTGTTGTCCGACGCAATTAGTTTGAGAATTTTAGTGAATGATCTAAATGTAAATTTGTACGGTTTGGTGCAAAGTCACAATACTAAACTAATGTGAAGTTGATGACCCTAACAATTGATATAAGAGCCTTGGTTAGGGTCGGGCTCTGAACGACTCGGGCTTTGAATGACTCATGAGGGCGGGCCCATGATGATGTAGGTTAGGTCTGAGTTTGGAATGACTTGATGGACTGTGTTTCTAATGTGTTCTTGGTTTAAAGGGAGGTTTGTTGGGTTGCAAAACACTCATTTCGATGAATAAGggaaattgaaagcaatatATAAGTATTGTTAACTCCAATTAATTTGAAACTTATTGAGAatgatccaaaaataaattcatacaAATTTAACTCAAAGTGAATAATATCAAATACTATCAAATTATATACAGCACGATAAGgattacattattattaaacGGGTCCAATGATGAcaatcatatactccctttAAGATAATCCATTTAAATTGAAAGCTTCTTTCTGTTTTGAATCTTTAAAACATATGTTTAATTGAAGTCAATTCATAAATgttaggttttaaaaaattaattaactatcTAATAAATTGGGCATTCAGGGTCTATGTTACCAAGatatatgtatcaaattatttGTACTTACGTGACAGTATATTGATGGGCTTTTGAGAGCCCACATACTCAATATATGCCAACACATAATTTTCTACACAAGAGAGTTGCATTTTCCAAAGTTCGAGGATCCGGAAAAAGGCAGTTTCATTGATACTAAACGGTAAGACTTTCTAATACTTCCTCGGCCCCTGTAAAAATCGTCTCTCCATTTATTTCATAACAGGAATGACTCTTATTATATgtacgaattttaaaaaatgtaaataatagtaaattagaaaaattaagGGAATGtgagattcattttttttttatattgattttataataaaatgtgagtggggTGAGTTACTAGAACGTGAGATCTACtatccatttatggtaaaaatgaagtgtgactcttgtTATAGGACGgatcaaaatgacaaagtgTGACCTTATTGTGGGGACGGGGGGAGCgataaaaaagaaggaaatacTAGTCGCAAATAATGTGTAGGGTAATCACCTTGCCTTATTATTAAAGCAACCGCCAAgatatgaattattttctgTAATCATTTTACaaaggaaatgaaagttcattcaaaatcaaatgtgTAGAAATCATTAAATCATGTATAGTTAGAGTAACGTCCAAACTAAGCTTGTTTAATTAGTTCCATTTATTGatcttataattattatacaaattaaagAGATGAGAGAAATCCCCCAAATGCATCGTCACAAACTTTTGAAACACTTCACATGCTATTACGAAAGCTACCAACACAACACAGGACACACACTAACCTCATCTAGCAAATTTATGGGAATTCAATTTCCCCATACTTTGTCATGTGATTTGTAGCTACATGCCATTattattagaatttttttcatcattttagtATCAAAAATTAAGTCCAAACCTCAAAGTATGGTGggaattttctattttggaaacTTGTTTaaagattatatatataattgttaattagtagtaatgAATTTGGAATTATGATAGATTGGTAAACTTGGTTGAAGTTTACCGACATATGAGTGAGTCTCTTAAGTCCAGATAGgcttcttggtatgatggaatggaatatgatttttactttcattatattcatttgcttggtgtgatggaatgaatgagtgaatagatgaaaatgcaaaggaaatccaagaaaattgacatttcattcCTATCTTAATTCCATTTCAacatccattccattccaccctCATTCCATTCAATCGTACCaagcattaatttttttatttcataaattgcAATTATGGTAGATTTTGTAAACTTGGTTGAAGTTTACCGACGTATATGTGaatctcataattaatttattaaattgcaATTATGATAGATTTTTCCAATTTGGTTGAAGTTTACCAACAATAATATAAGTGGgtctttaatttaaattcctagtttattatttcacttaaaaaagttctttatttattatttcttgttATTCTTTGTGGTAGAAGATTTGTAAaacctttttatttgttgcaAAATGTTAAAACTATAaagaatagtagtattatgtTATCATTTTGAATAATGCCTTTTTACTACATTTATTACAATATCTTTGGACTTTAtcatataattttggtaaaatctcaattgatccaAACTGTGAAATCTATCTGAATTGGAATTTGTTATGAATATCATTTTTCGCATAGTACAATACATAAAtgtacaataattattttttattaactacCAACATTTAAGACTgaaagttggatttttctaATACTTGTAATGGTTACTTGTGATCGAAACTACATGCTTTGTTTGTTTACATCAAGAATCATGATGCGTTTGGCTCCCACTCATTAATAAAGAGAATGGTacattttttcaagaaaatgacaaattgcaaaatcaaaactatctatatatttatgatggAAAAGTTCGGAAAATATTCCTCAGCTTCACATAGTCACGACAAGATTACAAAGAGAAAACTGCATATACCTAAAAGCCAAacttatattcatatatacttCTCAAACAAATCACCTCTTTTCATCTTGCCAATGGCGAATCATCCAACCAAATACCTCATAATCCTCCTCGTCTTCCACTTTAATTCCTTTGAGTTCGGGATTCGACAATCTCGAGCCTGCCACCCTACGGACAGTGAGGCGCTCCTCGATTTCAAGAGAAGAATCACTTCCGATCCCTTGAAATTGCTCCACTCTTGGATTCCTCACAAAGATTGTTGCACTACATGGGAGGGAATCGCTTGCGACCCTTCCTCGGGTCGAGTCCTCAATTTGACCCGTCCCGGGCTTTATTCCGACTCTGATTCGCCCGTGGACACCTCAATGTCCGGAACATTGTCCCCGTTTCTTGGGAATCTCTCTTCCCTTCAAGTTCTAAATCTGGGCAATCTGAAGAACTTAAAGGGCCACATCCCATCTGAATTGGGCAAGCTTACTAAGTTGCGCCACATGTTTCTCAATTCAAACGATCTCGAAGGATCAATCCCGAGCTCCATAGAGGGCTTGAGTCAGTTGCAAAGCCTCTTTCTTAGCAACAACCATCTCACGGGCCCAATCCCCCAAAAtcttttcaagaaaatgacaTCCCTCTCCCAACTCTGGCTCGCAGAGAACATGTTGTCCGGATCGATACCGCCCTCAATAGGCACAATGCTGGAGCTAAGATACCTCGATTTCCATGAAAACAATTTCAGCGGAAGCGTACCTGAGTCCATAGGAAGGCTTCAAAACCTCGTACGCCTTGACATGTCAAAAAACCAGCTATCGGGGCCCATACCATCATCAATAGGAAACCTATCCAATCTCATGGAATTGGATCTCAACAACAATCGCCTCCATGGAAGCATCCCACCATCCATCGGAAACATGAAATCCCTCGAATTCATCGTGCTATCCGACAACGCTCTTTCAGGCCCAATCCCGAGCTCCATCGGCAACCTACGAAAGGTTCGAAGCCTGATCCTGGAAAACAACAATCTCAGCGGAAACATCCCCACCACCATCGGCAACATGGCCAGCCTCGTGTCCATATACCTCTCCAACAACACCTTCACCGGAAAAATCCCACCAACCCTATCCCGTCTCGAGAATCTATTAACCCTAGACCTATCCAATAACCGGCTCTCCGGCCCGATCCCACCCGAACTCGCCACCAACCACAACCTCCAAGACCTAGACCTTTCCTCCAACCCTCTCTCCCTCCACACCATCCCTCCATGGCTACAAAAACTCTCCCTCTTCCGCCTCGAGCTCAGGAACACGGGCCTCGTCGGCCATCTCCCCGAGTGGCTATCCTCGTCCTCAGTCTCCACACTCGACCTCTCCGGCAACTCCCTCACCGGAAAACTCCCCGGATGGATCGGAAACATGACAAACCTCTCCTTCCTCAACCTCTCCAACAACAAATTCCACTCCTCACTCCCTCACCAATTCCAAAACCTCTCCGGCCTCTCCGATCTCGACCTCCACTCCAACATGCTCTCCGGGAGGCTGACGCGGGTGTTCTCCAAGGCCGCCGGCTTCGCCCTCGGCCACTTCAACTCCATTGATCTCTCACACAACAACTTCTCCGGCCCCATCGACGCCGGAATAGGAAATTTGAGCGTTATGGGCTCTCTGGGatctctcattctctctcacaaTCCATTGGGAGGGAAGATTCCGGAGTCTTTAGGGAAATTGGGGTATCTTCAGGTGCTGAAACTCGAAGGAAACAATCTATCCGGGGAGATTCCGGAGGAGCTGGCCGAGGCGAAGCTTCTGGAAACTGTTGTGCTGTCGGAAAACGGCTTGAGCGGGAAGATTCCGGAGGGAATCTTGAATCTTGGGCATCTCAGTGAGTTTAATGTTTCGAGGAATCGGTTGAGTGGGAAGATTCCGCTGCATAAAATCAAGATTCCGGCTTCGTCTTTTGCTGGGAATCCTGGTTTGTGTGGAGCTCCACTTGCTCCATGTAAGGACTAATTCTGTGTTTTTTAGGTTGATTGGAAAAgagaatataattaattatcttattggtctaattaatcacattcttttttaatttctcgttaATCTGACATATCTTAATCggttataaaaatttatgctGTTTGAATTTGAGTTTTAACATGACTGAAACAGTTGCATATTTATCATTTGTGCATGAATTGCGAGTTATTCATAACCGTAAGACTATTTGATAGCTATATTAATAATGAACGCAGTTGtatttttgaaagaaaatgaaagggTTTTGGGCTATGAGATATtagtattcatattttaagtTACCGGTTAAAAAGGCCCATATCCATAATTATGTTTAGGTTAGTGTTTATTGACACTTTAATTCATTATGTgaattaactaattttaaaatagtcataagtacagaaaaatcataagtttgagaaaaacattaaaatatactctccCGGTCTCCAAACAAAACTCTCATTTAAATTACGAAATTATATTCCTAataaattagtataataaaaatattgtgcaCTCCCAAAATCACGTCAAGCTTAGAGTGGGACGGagataatagtaattttttttagaaaatgtgtcattcagagtgaaacatttttaaaaaaagtactccctccgtcccctattaggagtcactctttaatcgggtacgagttttaagaaatgtaaagaaaagttggttgaaaaagttagtggaatgtgagacccatttttttatattggttttataataaaatgtgaatgaattgagttagtggaatgtgagatctacttgctatttatggtaaaaatgaagtgtgactcttcaTTGaggacgaaccgaaatggaaaagtgtgactcttaatgggggacgaaggaagtatcgTTTAAAGAGGAACGAGAGAATAGTAAAATTTTGTGTGCAATCCCAAAATCACGTCAAGCTTCCTTAGCTTTACACGTAGCCACATACTCGGCTTATAGAAGGATGCATTTCCACTTGACAATTCTTTCATGTTACGGCACATAAAGTGATCACATAATTAAAGATAGATTAGAGTTACAATAATGTGAGGAGTTTGATTAGTAagtccaaaattgaaaaacaaatttgaactataaaaattagaGCGGGAAAAATGCGGATAACACTGACAAACACCTCCACCGATCAATGCGAAATCACGAGATTAGTCAAACAGAATGGCCCAGCATTATTCCAACTACTTATATTtcatatgataaaatattactccaatAATACATTTTCAATAGCATTCATCCTCCTCTTTATTTTTACCCGAAATTCAACTTCCCtttgcaa
The genomic region above belongs to Salvia hispanica cultivar TCC Black 2014 chromosome 3, UniMelb_Shisp_WGS_1.0, whole genome shotgun sequence and contains:
- the LOC125212949 gene encoding probable leucine-rich repeat receptor-like protein kinase At1g35710, with the protein product MANHPTKYLIILLVFHFNSFEFGIRQSRACHPTDSEALLDFKRRITSDPLKLLHSWIPHKDCCTTWEGIACDPSSGRVLNLTRPGLYSDSDSPVDTSMSGTLSPFLGNLSSLQVLNLGNLKNLKGHIPSELGKLTKLRHMFLNSNDLEGSIPSSIEGLSQLQSLFLSNNHLTGPIPQNLFKKMTSLSQLWLAENMLSGSIPPSIGTMLELRYLDFHENNFSGSVPESIGRLQNLVRLDMSKNQLSGPIPSSIGNLSNLMELDLNNNRLHGSIPPSIGNMKSLEFIVLSDNALSGPIPSSIGNLRKVRSLILENNNLSGNIPTTIGNMASLVSIYLSNNTFTGKIPPTLSRLENLLTLDLSNNRLSGPIPPELATNHNLQDLDLSSNPLSLHTIPPWLQKLSLFRLELRNTGLVGHLPEWLSSSSVSTLDLSGNSLTGKLPGWIGNMTNLSFLNLSNNKFHSSLPHQFQNLSGLSDLDLHSNMLSGRLTRVFSKAAGFALGHFNSIDLSHNNFSGPIDAGIGNLSVMGSLGSLILSHNPLGGKIPESLGKLGYLQVLKLEGNNLSGEIPEELAEAKLLETVVLSENGLSGKIPEGILNLGHLSEFNVSRNRLSGKIPLHKIKIPASSFAGNPGLCGAPLAPCKD